A window of the Isosphaera pallida ATCC 43644 genome harbors these coding sequences:
- a CDS encoding 2-isopropylmalate synthase has protein sequence MDPNRVVIFDTTLRDGEQSPGASMNQAEKLEMARALASLGVDVIEAGFPIASQGDFESVRAIATEIAGATICGLARCNDRDIERAAEALKYAQKPRIHVFLATSAIHREHKLRMTKEQIIERAVKSVRLAKSFCDDVEFSPEDAARTETEFLVEVVEAAIEAGATTVNIPDTVGYAVPQQYAEVIATLKRRVRGIDKAIISVHCHDDLGMAVANSLAGVQAGARQVECTINGIGERAGNAALEEIVMALKTRRDYFGVHTGIVTERLFPVSRLLSTITGLTVQRNKAIVGRNAFAHEAGIHQDGMLKERSTYEIMKPEEVGVPKTDLVLGKHSGRHALRDRVESLGYSLTETELDRLFEEFKALADKKKEVFDEDLILMLTHSHVGGAPTGYRLENLNVFCGMNVMPTATLAVRTPDGEILRDAAIGSGPVDAIFKAVERITGVQANLKEFHIRGVTAGKDAQGEVALEIQVESDDRAFVGRAASTDIIEASAQAYLNAVNTLRLMKDQPREVIARPGAGA, from the coding sequence ATGGATCCCAACCGCGTTGTGATTTTCGACACCACGTTGCGCGACGGCGAGCAATCGCCGGGTGCAAGCATGAACCAGGCCGAAAAGTTGGAGATGGCCCGCGCTCTGGCCAGCCTTGGGGTCGATGTGATCGAGGCGGGGTTCCCGATCGCCTCGCAGGGCGACTTCGAGTCAGTGCGGGCGATCGCCACCGAGATTGCTGGGGCGACCATCTGCGGCTTGGCCCGCTGCAACGACCGCGACATCGAGCGGGCGGCTGAAGCCCTCAAATATGCTCAGAAACCCCGCATCCACGTCTTTCTGGCGACCTCGGCAATTCACCGCGAACACAAGCTCCGCATGACCAAGGAGCAGATCATCGAGCGGGCCGTCAAATCGGTGCGGTTAGCCAAGAGTTTTTGCGACGATGTCGAATTCTCGCCTGAGGACGCGGCCCGAACTGAGACCGAGTTTCTGGTCGAAGTGGTCGAGGCGGCCATCGAGGCCGGCGCAACCACGGTGAACATCCCCGACACCGTGGGCTACGCCGTTCCTCAGCAATACGCCGAGGTCATCGCTACCCTCAAACGACGGGTGCGGGGCATCGACAAGGCGATCATCAGCGTCCATTGCCATGACGATCTGGGCATGGCAGTGGCCAATAGCCTCGCAGGGGTTCAGGCCGGAGCGCGCCAGGTGGAATGCACCATCAACGGCATCGGCGAGCGGGCTGGCAACGCAGCGCTCGAGGAAATCGTCATGGCGCTCAAGACCCGAAGGGATTACTTCGGGGTTCACACTGGAATTGTCACCGAGAGGCTCTTCCCGGTCAGTCGCCTGCTCTCAACAATCACCGGCTTGACCGTTCAGCGCAACAAGGCCATCGTAGGTCGCAACGCCTTCGCCCACGAAGCCGGCATTCACCAGGACGGGATGCTTAAGGAACGATCGACCTATGAGATTATGAAGCCCGAGGAGGTCGGCGTGCCCAAGACCGACCTCGTGCTGGGCAAGCACTCCGGACGCCACGCGCTGAGGGATCGGGTCGAGTCGCTGGGCTACTCCCTCACCGAGACGGAGCTCGATCGGCTGTTCGAGGAATTCAAAGCGCTGGCCGACAAGAAGAAGGAAGTATTTGATGAGGACCTCATTCTGATGTTGACCCACTCGCATGTGGGCGGCGCTCCGACGGGCTATCGGTTGGAGAACCTCAACGTCTTTTGCGGTATGAACGTGATGCCGACGGCGACCCTCGCAGTGCGCACTCCCGATGGCGAGATTCTGCGGGACGCGGCGATCGGCTCGGGTCCGGTGGATGCGATCTTCAAGGCGGTCGAACGGATCACCGGGGTTCAGGCCAATCTCAAGGAATTCCATATTCGCGGCGTTACCGCCGGCAAGGACGCTCAAGGCGAGGTCGCGCTGGAGATTCAGGTCGAGTCAGACGATCGGGCTTTCGTCGGCCGCGCGGCTTCGACCGACATCATCGAAGCGTCGGCCCAGGCGTATCTCAACGCGGTCAACACCCTGCGACTCATGAAAGACCAACCCCGCGAAGTCATCGCGCGTCCCGGCGCGGGGGCTTGA
- a CDS encoding NADH-ubiquinone oxidoreductase-F iron-sulfur binding region domain-containing protein, whose protein sequence is MTMTPPHSTASTPTPSDSPTQGWIHPGSGRRKPPVTPKGRQVDPQAIREVQAALEEAGSGPPDQRDLLIEHLHALQDFYGILIPRHLAALADLARLSLAEVYETATFYAHFQMSRSDDLAPPRATIRVCDGVVCMIQGAEALLRETRANAPADVRVVPAPCMGWCDRAPAAMVGQRHISAATPERLVAAAVEGSTDPIPITFLSLDETRIHGGYLTLQHCLDGRLDREEVVNRVETAGLRGMGGAGFKSGLKWRLVRKQPAPRLMAINADEGEPGTFKDRHHLELDPHRFLEGMLIAAWAVEAEACYIYLRDEYPHLRKVLLREIERVARAGLSPHCRIVLRRGAGAYICGEESAMLESLEGKRGYPRHKPPYPVEVGLFGRPTLIHNVETVYWLRDILERGPDWFARHGRRGRTGLRSFSVSGRVAEPGVKLAPAGITARELIDEYCGGMAPGHTLKAYLPGGASGGLLPARLADEPLDFGTLDPYGCFIGSAAVVVFSEQDSLRAVVRNLLKFFEHESCGQCTPCRVGTEKLVQLTDPPGWDRPLLLELSETMRQASICGLGQAAPNPLLSLLRFFPDE, encoded by the coding sequence ATGACCATGACGCCTCCCCACTCCACCGCGTCCACGCCGACCCCGTCGGATTCGCCCACTCAAGGTTGGATCCATCCCGGTTCGGGACGTCGCAAGCCGCCCGTGACCCCTAAGGGCCGTCAAGTCGATCCCCAGGCGATCCGCGAAGTTCAGGCAGCGCTCGAAGAGGCCGGTTCCGGCCCACCCGATCAACGCGACCTATTGATTGAACATCTTCACGCCCTTCAAGATTTTTACGGCATTTTGATTCCCCGCCATCTGGCGGCGCTGGCTGATTTGGCCCGGCTCTCACTGGCCGAGGTGTACGAGACCGCCACATTCTACGCTCATTTTCAGATGAGCCGCAGCGACGATCTTGCGCCTCCACGGGCCACGATCCGCGTATGCGACGGTGTGGTTTGCATGATCCAGGGGGCCGAAGCGTTGTTGCGTGAGACCAGGGCGAACGCTCCGGCGGATGTTCGCGTTGTGCCTGCCCCGTGCATGGGTTGGTGCGACCGCGCTCCCGCCGCGATGGTCGGCCAACGCCACATCAGCGCTGCGACCCCCGAACGCCTGGTGGCCGCTGCTGTCGAAGGCTCGACCGACCCAATCCCAATCACCTTCCTCTCGTTGGACGAGACCCGCATCCACGGCGGCTATCTGACGCTGCAACATTGTCTCGACGGTAGGTTGGACCGCGAGGAGGTGGTCAACCGGGTCGAGACCGCCGGGCTGCGTGGCATGGGTGGTGCAGGGTTCAAGTCGGGCCTCAAGTGGCGTCTGGTCCGCAAGCAACCCGCCCCGCGGCTTATGGCGATCAACGCCGACGAAGGGGAGCCGGGGACCTTCAAGGATCGTCACCATCTGGAACTCGACCCCCACCGCTTCCTGGAAGGGATGCTCATCGCCGCCTGGGCGGTCGAAGCCGAAGCCTGCTACATCTACTTGCGTGACGAGTATCCCCACCTCCGCAAGGTTCTGCTCCGCGAGATCGAGCGCGTCGCTCGGGCGGGTCTCTCACCCCATTGCCGAATCGTCCTCAGACGCGGGGCGGGAGCCTACATTTGCGGCGAGGAATCGGCGATGTTGGAGAGTCTGGAGGGCAAGCGCGGCTACCCCCGCCACAAGCCACCTTACCCGGTCGAGGTGGGTCTGTTCGGCCGGCCCACTTTGATTCACAACGTCGAGACCGTGTATTGGTTGCGCGACATTCTGGAACGCGGTCCCGACTGGTTCGCGCGCCACGGACGCCGGGGACGCACCGGCTTACGCTCCTTCTCAGTGTCGGGACGAGTGGCCGAGCCGGGAGTCAAACTGGCTCCGGCGGGCATCACCGCGCGGGAACTCATCGACGAGTATTGCGGCGGCATGGCCCCTGGCCACACCCTCAAAGCCTACTTGCCTGGTGGAGCCTCCGGCGGCCTGCTGCCAGCGCGGTTGGCCGACGAGCCGCTCGACTTCGGCACCCTCGACCCCTACGGCTGCTTCATCGGCTCGGCGGCGGTCGTGGTCTTCTCCGAACAGGATTCGCTTCGCGCGGTGGTCCGCAACCTGCTGAAGTTCTTCGAGCATGAGTCCTGCGGCCAATGCACCCCTTGTCGGGTCGGGACAGAAAAACTCGTGCAACTTACCGACCCGCCCGGCTGGGATCGCCCGCTCCTTCTGGAGTTGTCCGAAACGATGCGGCAAGCCTCGATCTGCGGGTTGGGCCAAGCCGCGCCCAACCCGCTCTTGAGCCTGCTGCGATTCTTCCCCGACGAATGA
- a CDS encoding NUDIX hydrolase: MSEPLMSRDEMPTEPASHPLRIVYRGRKFDLALKTIKLAGGGTCEREVIVHRGAVVMLPLLNDGRIVLIRNYRYVLDQPLWELPAGTIDPGETVVQTAARELAEETGYRAATLEPLAHWYVSPGTLTERMNLVLCRDLTPGPDNLQPDEVLTVHPLSAEEVFDMIDHGEIEDAKTIIALLTARRRGLV, from the coding sequence ATGTCCGAGCCACTGATGTCCCGCGACGAGATGCCAACCGAACCGGCTTCCCACCCCCTCCGCATCGTCTATCGCGGGCGCAAGTTCGATCTGGCCCTCAAAACCATCAAGCTGGCCGGAGGCGGGACGTGCGAACGCGAGGTGATCGTTCATCGAGGCGCGGTGGTGATGTTGCCGCTGCTGAATGATGGTCGAATCGTTCTGATTCGCAACTATCGTTACGTCTTAGATCAACCCCTCTGGGAACTGCCCGCCGGCACAATCGACCCTGGCGAAACCGTGGTGCAAACCGCCGCCCGTGAACTCGCCGAGGAAACTGGCTATCGCGCCGCCACGCTCGAACCGCTGGCCCACTGGTACGTCAGCCCCGGTACCCTGACCGAACGAATGAACCTGGTACTTTGCCGGGATCTCACCCCCGGCCCCGACAACTTGCAACCGGACGAGGTCTTGACCGTCCACCCCTTGAGTGCCGAAGAGGTGTTCGACATGATCGACCACGGCGAGATCGAAGACGCCAAAACAATCATCGCCCTCCTCACCGCGCGGCGGCGCGGCCTAGTGTAA
- a CDS encoding universal stress protein, which translates to MATIPPHAILAPTDLSEHSRPAVKAAFQLAEHFGAELHLLHVLADVVPIGPDPTLISVMPPEFYTESEQKSLDTLNQFVHPDWPQPRSLVKAVVWGNAVEAIVEYARDHPIDLIVISTHGRTGLSHVLLGSVAERIVREAPCPVMTIRSQT; encoded by the coding sequence ATGGCGACTATTCCCCCCCACGCCATTCTGGCTCCCACCGACTTGTCCGAACACAGCCGCCCAGCCGTGAAGGCGGCGTTTCAACTCGCTGAACACTTTGGGGCCGAACTCCATCTGCTGCACGTTTTGGCCGACGTGGTGCCTATCGGTCCCGACCCGACCTTGATAAGCGTCATGCCGCCGGAGTTCTACACCGAGAGCGAGCAGAAAAGCCTTGACACGCTCAACCAGTTCGTCCACCCCGATTGGCCGCAACCTCGGAGCCTTGTCAAGGCGGTTGTCTGGGGCAATGCGGTGGAGGCCATCGTCGAATATGCCCGCGATCATCCCATCGACTTGATTGTCATCTCAACCCACGGCCGAACCGGCTTGAGCCATGTTCTGCTGGGATCGGTCGCCGAACGAATCGTCCGCGAAGCACCCTGTCCTGTAATGACCATCCGCTCGCAAACCTAA
- the ilvE gene encoding branched-chain-amino-acid transaminase: MAIEPKISINGILHDKSDAKISVYDHGLLYGDGVFEGMRSYSRRVFRLKRHIDRLYESAKAIWLEIPISRVEMMREVNRCLEANSHLEDAYIRLIVTRGAGSLGLDPRKTTHPQIIIITDSITLYPDEFYRHGLSIVTAGTIRNHPQALNPRIKSLNYLNNVLAKIEAIKAGCLEAVMMNHLGHVAECTGDNLFIVRRGTLHTPSIDSGILGGITREVVIELARGLGLDVVERTMDRHDLYTADECFLTGTAAELIPVVECDGRAIGSGTPGPITLDLLERFQHLVRQPHPEDEDALNSEPVGSTPSAT; this comes from the coding sequence ATGGCCATCGAACCGAAAATCTCGATCAATGGCATCCTTCACGACAAGTCGGACGCCAAGATCAGCGTGTACGACCACGGTCTGCTCTACGGCGACGGTGTGTTCGAGGGGATGCGGTCCTACTCGCGGCGCGTCTTCCGGCTCAAAAGGCACATCGATCGGCTTTACGAATCGGCCAAGGCGATCTGGCTGGAGATTCCGATTTCCCGCGTCGAAATGATGCGCGAGGTCAACCGCTGCCTGGAGGCCAACTCTCACCTGGAGGACGCCTACATTCGGCTCATTGTCACCCGTGGCGCAGGCAGCCTTGGTCTGGACCCCCGCAAAACCACCCACCCCCAAATCATCATCATCACCGACTCGATCACCCTCTACCCCGACGAGTTCTATCGTCACGGCCTATCGATCGTCACCGCCGGCACCATCCGTAACCACCCCCAGGCACTCAATCCCCGGATCAAGTCGCTCAACTATCTGAACAACGTGCTGGCTAAGATCGAGGCAATCAAGGCCGGTTGCCTGGAAGCGGTCATGATGAACCATCTAGGTCATGTGGCTGAATGCACCGGCGACAACCTTTTTATCGTTCGCCGTGGAACCCTTCACACCCCTTCCATCGACTCGGGTATCTTGGGGGGCATCACCCGCGAGGTGGTCATCGAACTCGCTCGCGGCCTGGGTCTGGACGTGGTCGAACGCACTATGGACCGTCACGACCTCTACACCGCCGACGAATGCTTCTTGACTGGCACCGCCGCCGAACTCATCCCCGTGGTCGAATGCGACGGCCGCGCCATCGGCTCAGGCACCCCCGGCCCCATCACCCTCGACCTACTCGAACGATTTCAGCACCTCGTCCGTCAACCCCACCCCGAAGACGAGGACGCCCTCAACAGCGAACCGGTTGGATCCACCCCTAGCGCTACCTAA
- a CDS encoding ABC transporter ATP-binding protein produces MTATIHLSAHGLRKTYRRGKTEIPVLHGVDLEIEHGEMVAVVGSSGSGKSTLLHLLGLLDAPDRGLIVLDGERIDNLPERKRVELRHRVFGFIFQFYHLLPELTALENVLLPHMIRHSVLGYYYRRAALTREAAALMERVGLGDRLHHRPAELSGGEMQRAAIARALMGRPAIVLADEPTGNLDPSTGQGVWNLLRDLNREREVSMIVVTHDHELARRADRVIRLDAGRIQEWRHAAAI; encoded by the coding sequence ATGACCGCGACGATCCACCTCAGCGCCCACGGGCTCCGCAAGACCTACCGGCGGGGCAAAACCGAAATTCCGGTCCTGCATGGAGTCGATCTGGAAATCGAGCATGGCGAGATGGTCGCCGTGGTCGGCTCCAGCGGCTCGGGCAAAAGCACCCTGTTGCACCTTCTGGGGTTACTCGACGCGCCCGACCGCGGGCTGATCGTGCTAGACGGCGAACGGATCGACAATCTGCCCGAGCGCAAGCGGGTCGAGTTGCGTCATCGTGTCTTTGGATTCATTTTCCAGTTCTATCATTTGTTGCCCGAACTGACGGCGCTTGAGAATGTGTTGCTGCCTCATATGATCCGGCACAGCGTTCTTGGCTACTACTACCGCCGCGCCGCCTTGACCCGCGAGGCCGCCGCGTTGATGGAACGGGTCGGCCTGGGCGACCGTCTCCATCACCGTCCCGCCGAGTTGTCCGGCGGCGAAATGCAACGCGCGGCGATCGCCCGGGCGTTGATGGGACGCCCCGCGATCGTGCTGGCCGACGAACCGACCGGCAACCTCGACCCCTCGACCGGTCAAGGGGTCTGGAACCTGCTGCGCGACCTCAACCGCGAACGCGAAGTCAGCATGATCGTGGTCACTCATGACCACGAACTGGCCCGTCGCGCCGATCGAGTCATCCGGCTCGACGCAGGACGCATCCAGGAATGGCGGCACGCCGCGGCGATCTGA
- a CDS encoding ABC transporter permease: MYKLLLCWRYLRTRYIALASIVSVTLGVATMIVVNAVMAGFSEKMRDRLHGILADIVVESKDLDGFRESAEVMERIHQAAGDDVVAMAAAMETFGLMKIDLPNGRSITRQVQILGVRPEERARTGDFAEFLFREDGRPAPPSFEVTQEILDNAPPMFRGRDFDPDFDEPQENAATQRDLIDEQGDEFFNALGREATARDEAQDHGAILGYALATHHIPGKGDVYLAPEGAKVTLSFVRGGRKPAPGHDRFTVVGFFRSGMSEYDSSMVYVPLERLQYIRVLGDGKGKGAVNQIQVKVRQGADLDRVAQVIRQALDPHQTFFVVSTWEQKQGPLLAAVSLEQGILNILLFLIIAVAGFGILAIFSMIVVEKTRDIGILKALGASNSGVRSIFLGYGLLLGLVGSGVGMIGGLAFVERINDIEAFLSRLTGRKVFDDRIYYFTEIPTLIDPWTVAAIVVGALVIAVAASIWPAHRASQLHPVQALRYE; encoded by the coding sequence ATGTACAAACTGCTGCTTTGCTGGCGATATCTTCGAACTCGATACATCGCGTTGGCGAGTATCGTCAGCGTGACCCTAGGCGTGGCCACGATGATCGTGGTGAACGCGGTCATGGCTGGATTTTCCGAAAAGATGCGAGACCGTCTTCATGGCATCCTCGCTGATATCGTGGTGGAGAGCAAAGACCTCGATGGGTTCCGCGAATCGGCCGAGGTCATGGAGCGGATTCACCAGGCGGCCGGCGACGACGTTGTCGCAATGGCCGCGGCAATGGAAACCTTCGGCTTGATGAAAATCGATCTGCCCAACGGTCGGTCGATCACCCGTCAGGTCCAAATCCTCGGGGTCCGCCCTGAGGAACGCGCTCGGACGGGCGACTTCGCCGAGTTCCTGTTCCGCGAGGACGGCCGCCCCGCCCCGCCCAGCTTCGAGGTGACCCAGGAGATTCTGGACAACGCCCCGCCGATGTTCCGCGGGCGCGACTTCGACCCGGACTTCGACGAACCCCAAGAGAACGCCGCCACCCAGCGCGACCTAATCGACGAGCAGGGAGACGAGTTTTTCAACGCATTGGGGCGCGAGGCCACCGCCCGCGACGAGGCCCAGGACCACGGCGCGATCCTCGGCTACGCGCTGGCGACCCATCACATCCCTGGCAAGGGCGATGTCTACCTGGCCCCTGAAGGAGCCAAAGTGACACTTTCCTTCGTGCGGGGCGGACGCAAGCCGGCCCCCGGCCACGACCGCTTCACGGTGGTGGGCTTCTTCCGCTCCGGCATGTCTGAATACGACTCGTCGATGGTTTACGTACCCCTGGAACGCCTGCAATACATCCGCGTCCTCGGCGACGGGAAAGGCAAAGGAGCGGTCAACCAGATTCAGGTCAAAGTCCGCCAAGGGGCCGACCTTGACCGGGTCGCTCAGGTCATCCGCCAAGCGCTCGACCCACATCAAACCTTCTTCGTGGTTTCCACCTGGGAACAGAAACAGGGGCCTCTGCTGGCGGCCGTCTCGCTGGAGCAGGGGATTCTCAACATCTTGCTGTTCCTTATCATCGCGGTGGCCGGCTTTGGCATCCTGGCGATCTTTTCGATGATCGTGGTCGAGAAGACCCGCGATATTGGCATCCTCAAAGCGCTAGGGGCCAGCAACTCGGGGGTCCGGAGCATCTTCCTGGGCTACGGGCTGCTGCTGGGACTGGTGGGGAGCGGTGTGGGGATGATCGGCGGCCTGGCGTTCGTCGAACGGATCAACGACATTGAAGCGTTCTTGAGCCGTCTGACCGGACGCAAGGTCTTCGACGACCGCATCTACTACTTCACAGAAATTCCGACCCTGATCGACCCCTGGACCGTGGCCGCCATCGTGGTCGGGGCGCTGGTGATCGCAGTGGCCGCCTCGATCTGGCCCGCCCATCGTGCCTCCCAACTTCACCCAGTGCAAGCGTTGCGTTACGAATGA
- the lysS gene encoding lysine--tRNA ligase, which translates to MVEESRESLEEIRREKLTRIAALGVDPWGSRFDNHEPVAVVRSREVELPEGAGADRPGPSVRVAGRIVLRRGQGKVVFLTLRDWTGSLQIFIGKNQVGETAWALTGELDLGDLIGVDGTLGHTKTGELTVFATGLTFLSKSLLPPPEKYHGLTDTELRSRMRYVDLASNPESMAAFLGRSKLVASFRSTLGDQGYVEVETPMMQAIAGGAAARPFVTHHNALDLQLFLRIAPELYLKRLLVGGMERVFEIGRVFRNEGISPKHNPEFTMMEAYQAYGDYRTMMDLTERLIVNAINALDGRFERTWNGRAIDFTPPWPRRTYAELFEEHAGVAMEDSAGVVAKASELGIATAGKEHDVIVSEVFEETVEEALEGPIFVIDYPAAICPLTKRKVGDPRFAERFELFVHGMELANAYTELNDPDLQDQLFRRQLQGQKEEDSMARIDDDFIRALKHAMPPAGGLGIGIDRLCMVLLDKASIRDVILFPLLRPES; encoded by the coding sequence ATGGTCGAGGAGTCGCGGGAGAGTCTGGAGGAAATTCGCCGCGAGAAGCTCACGCGGATCGCGGCCCTAGGGGTCGATCCGTGGGGTTCGCGGTTTGACAACCACGAACCGGTGGCGGTCGTGCGCTCTCGTGAGGTGGAGTTGCCCGAAGGGGCCGGAGCCGATCGGCCGGGACCGTCGGTGCGGGTGGCGGGACGGATTGTCCTTCGCCGTGGCCAGGGTAAGGTGGTGTTTTTGACGTTGCGCGACTGGACCGGCTCCCTCCAAATCTTCATCGGCAAAAACCAGGTGGGCGAGACGGCTTGGGCCTTGACCGGAGAACTCGACCTGGGCGACCTGATCGGGGTGGACGGCACCCTCGGCCATACCAAAACGGGAGAGTTGACCGTCTTTGCCACCGGTTTGACCTTCTTGAGCAAGTCGCTGTTGCCGCCGCCCGAGAAGTACCACGGGCTCACCGACACCGAGTTGCGGTCGCGAATGCGTTACGTCGATCTCGCCTCCAATCCGGAGTCCATGGCGGCGTTTCTGGGTCGTTCCAAGCTTGTCGCATCGTTCCGTTCCACTCTGGGGGACCAGGGCTACGTCGAGGTCGAGACCCCGATGATGCAGGCGATCGCCGGCGGCGCGGCGGCTCGTCCCTTTGTCACCCATCACAACGCCTTAGATTTGCAACTGTTTCTACGAATTGCGCCGGAACTCTATCTCAAGCGGCTGTTGGTTGGCGGAATGGAGCGGGTCTTCGAGATTGGCCGGGTGTTCCGCAACGAAGGGATCAGCCCCAAGCACAACCCCGAGTTCACCATGATGGAAGCCTATCAGGCTTACGGCGACTACCGCACCATGATGGATTTGACCGAGCGTCTGATCGTCAACGCGATCAACGCGCTCGACGGCCGGTTCGAGCGGACTTGGAACGGTCGGGCGATCGACTTCACGCCACCCTGGCCCCGTCGGACTTACGCCGAGTTGTTCGAGGAACACGCCGGAGTTGCAATGGAGGATAGCGCGGGGGTCGTGGCTAAAGCGAGCGAACTGGGAATCGCCACGGCCGGCAAGGAGCATGACGTGATCGTCTCTGAAGTCTTCGAGGAAACGGTAGAGGAAGCGTTGGAGGGACCGATCTTCGTGATTGACTACCCGGCGGCAATCTGCCCGCTGACCAAGCGCAAGGTTGGCGACCCCCGGTTCGCCGAACGTTTCGAGCTGTTCGTTCACGGGATGGAGTTAGCCAACGCCTACACCGAACTCAACGATCCTGACCTTCAGGATCAATTGTTTCGCCGTCAACTTCAGGGCCAAAAGGAGGAGGACTCGATGGCTCGGATCGACGACGACTTCATCCGGGCTCTCAAGCACGCCATGCCCCCTGCGGGCGGCCTAGGCATTGGAATCGATCGGTTGTGCATGGTGCTGCTCGACAAGGCCAGCATCCGCGACGTGATTCTCTTTCCTCTGCTGCGTCCCGAGTCGTAG
- a CDS encoding c-type cytochrome, which yields MEVRLRVDQAPDAETVAQWRRSVIWYRERAEGGTEFAFPVAAVEPCEGTKERVWRLAVNPLPGRGWYRWMVESDPPAPADATTFVAQGWTASWFGPEELDLPMWSTWLPDFNPHVFDPHLEALGLTQAWRDRFRQPGRLELHAVTFAPLAGLAVQADRPFSLTVGFATDPILSQPDPDNTSQEQQGPIHRVQIALDEPHDPANGPRDVTLAFQTGAEPGSGSNAPPRLLVLEPRWKNKDDGPDPTKTPLWLPPWVADASPSTIRAEEDPEAVAAQTIPFDLNGGDPQRGRLVFWDEEAKCAVCHQVGGEGGAIGPALDRPELARFDQAWWYRQIAEPSAVIAPNVRTHVAQLADGRVLSGVVRVVDFQTLTLAGHDGTIETLNRDDLTALNASSSSTMPSGLTGALGQQRLRDLLAFLMDAARRSQSLP from the coding sequence ATGGAGGTTCGGCTCCGGGTCGATCAAGCTCCTGACGCCGAAACCGTTGCGCAGTGGAGGCGGTCGGTGATCTGGTATCGGGAACGGGCCGAGGGTGGAACCGAGTTTGCGTTTCCGGTCGCGGCCGTGGAACCTTGCGAGGGAACCAAGGAACGGGTCTGGCGTCTGGCAGTCAATCCGTTGCCGGGACGGGGCTGGTACCGTTGGATGGTGGAATCGGACCCGCCCGCGCCGGCGGACGCGACAACGTTCGTTGCCCAGGGTTGGACCGCCTCTTGGTTCGGCCCCGAGGAGCTCGATCTACCGATGTGGTCCACCTGGCTGCCCGACTTCAATCCCCACGTGTTTGATCCTCATCTAGAAGCGCTCGGTTTGACTCAAGCTTGGCGCGATCGGTTCCGCCAACCGGGCCGCCTTGAACTCCACGCTGTGACCTTCGCCCCTCTGGCGGGTCTGGCCGTCCAAGCCGACCGCCCCTTCTCCCTGACGGTCGGCTTCGCCACCGATCCGATCCTCTCGCAACCAGACCCGGACAACACCTCCCAAGAACAGCAAGGACCGATTCATCGGGTTCAAATTGCCCTCGACGAACCGCATGATCCAGCCAACGGGCCTCGAGATGTGACGCTCGCCTTCCAGACCGGGGCCGAACCAGGATCAGGTTCCAACGCCCCGCCGCGACTCCTGGTCTTGGAGCCGCGTTGGAAGAACAAGGATGATGGGCCCGACCCGACCAAGACCCCTCTTTGGCTGCCTCCGTGGGTGGCCGACGCCTCTCCCAGCACGATCCGCGCCGAGGAGGACCCCGAAGCGGTGGCCGCCCAGACCATCCCATTCGACCTCAACGGCGGCGATCCCCAACGCGGTCGCTTGGTCTTTTGGGACGAGGAGGCCAAGTGCGCGGTTTGTCACCAAGTGGGAGGCGAGGGTGGAGCAATCGGACCAGCGTTGGATCGCCCCGAACTCGCGCGATTCGACCAGGCTTGGTGGTATCGCCAGATTGCCGAACCCTCGGCGGTGATCGCACCCAACGTCCGTACTCATGTCGCTCAACTCGCAGATGGACGGGTCCTTTCAGGAGTGGTTCGGGTGGTCGATTTCCAAACCCTGACCCTCGCGGGCCACGACGGAACCATCGAGACCCTCAACCGCGACGATCTGACCGCCCTCAACGCCTCCAGTTCCTCCACCATGCCCTCGGGACTCACCGGCGCGCTTGGCCAGCAACGACTCCGTGACCTCCTGGCCTTCCTTATGGACGCGGCCCGACGATCCCAAAGCCTACCCTGA